Proteins encoded within one genomic window of Paraglaciecola psychrophila 170:
- the waaA gene encoding lipid IV(A) 3-deoxy-D-manno-octulosonic acid transferase → MTRNFYPSTKQTAVLLSYSLLWILIIPFALCHFVYQLIRRKPGYTKLRLSRYGFTLKQGNHENGPLIHCASVGEVVAIQNLVEQLLEHNPKQRITITTNTTTGADRVKLLFADRVNHAYLPYDFPPFIKVFLNRKRPTKVLINEMELWPNLCDQCWRSNIPIFIINGRMSEKSTKTYQKYPSLFQPMFEKITSICAQDQRDYQNYLTLGVSPEKLTLTNNIKFDLSISDYDIAFSQTLKTSFALESRLIIVAGSTHEPEEQILLDAYLALVTLYPALLMIIVPRHPQRFEKVHQLLQTQNIETALMSDVKPCTSMTQVLLCDQMGKLRSIYALADISFVGGSLADRGGHNALEPAAMAVPILMGESTYNNPAICQALADSGALLTVTDARQIEAACKTWLDNPEQRKHAGDAGKQVLALNRGAIQKTLDVLTAFNSP, encoded by the coding sequence ATGACCCGAAATTTCTATCCCAGTACCAAGCAAACCGCTGTATTACTCAGCTATTCATTATTATGGATACTGATTATACCCTTTGCCCTTTGTCACTTTGTTTATCAACTTATCAGGCGTAAACCAGGATATACAAAACTCCGTTTATCCCGCTATGGTTTCACATTAAAGCAAGGTAACCATGAGAACGGCCCTTTGATCCATTGTGCGTCAGTGGGCGAAGTGGTGGCAATACAAAATTTAGTTGAACAATTATTAGAGCACAACCCCAAACAACGCATAACTATCACCACCAATACCACCACAGGTGCTGATAGGGTCAAGCTACTGTTTGCGGATCGTGTTAACCATGCTTATCTACCCTATGATTTCCCTCCTTTTATAAAGGTTTTTCTAAACAGAAAACGCCCAACCAAAGTGCTTATCAATGAAATGGAATTATGGCCAAATTTGTGTGACCAATGCTGGCGTTCAAATATTCCTATTTTTATCATAAATGGCAGAATGAGTGAAAAATCGACCAAAACTTATCAAAAATATCCTTCTTTATTTCAACCTATGTTTGAAAAAATCACTTCCATCTGTGCCCAAGACCAAAGAGATTATCAGAACTACCTGACTCTTGGAGTCAGCCCTGAAAAGCTAACCTTAACCAATAACATTAAATTTGACTTAAGCATTTCTGATTACGATATCGCCTTTAGCCAAACGCTTAAAACCAGCTTTGCCTTAGAGTCGCGTTTAATTATTGTGGCTGGCAGCACCCATGAGCCAGAGGAACAAATTTTACTGGATGCCTACTTGGCGTTGGTAACACTTTATCCGGCGTTATTAATGATTATAGTCCCTCGTCACCCTCAACGCTTTGAAAAGGTTCATCAACTTCTACAAACACAAAATATTGAAACGGCTTTAATGAGTGACGTAAAACCATGTACATCCATGACCCAAGTATTATTATGCGATCAAATGGGCAAGTTGCGCTCCATCTACGCATTGGCAGATATCAGTTTTGTAGGAGGCAGTTTAGCGGATAGAGGTGGGCACAATGCCTTGGAGCCTGCGGCTATGGCAGTACCAATATTGATGGGTGAGTCGACTTATAATAATCCTGCTATTTGCCAAGCCTTAGCCGATAGCGGCGCGTTACTAACAGTGACAGATGCTCGACAAATTGAAGCGGCTTGTAAAACGTGGCTAGACAACCCCGAACAAAGAAAACATGCAGGGGATGCTGGCAAACAAGTGTTAGCTCTTAACCGTGGTGCCATTCAAAAAACGCTGGATGTCCTCACTGCGTTCAACTCTCCTTAA
- a CDS encoding putative bifunctional diguanylate cyclase/phosphodiesterase, whose translation MGEKNNQDYSVQQQTLLDQDQQQFELIRGLLRTRMESWFESFVHFQANYADNIEATALFFEREFDYLQINLKINDLWLFYSNSDLIYSTSKTEKSYVYVDVKEVINTQSSIAHIRCAAECQQQISMPILSNSGELGILSVSSSLLEVLAPVNRSTFAKLAILGDYESIAAAVSLEGVRLKDLSVKPPINFTNKQFMQELLKDLPNTLLLSQILDSGYRFERGDNIFLLNVLPIDPHLENSTYLMFVHDISEVSLAHKQYQTQVLIISITVVVLCVLAIFLMTQQFRRRLILVAEQLPLLAQKKYQEFRIHKFAKSRFFVDEIELLQDSASLLGDELEFLDEKIEQNTRELENIAMYDSLTGLPNRNMLNYQLKKLLASMTRESNKLTVMFLDFDKFRKVNDTHGHDIGDTFLINAAQRIRVFFRDSDMLFRFGGDEFVIVFLEKNIAVGAPILATKLIDSFREPIVVNELLFYTSSSIGIASTEDTSMLMDDLVRQSDMAMNASKDAGGGKYSTFSDVMQKAVVRKVELENEVRDALERGEFSFALQPQVEIATGKLFGFEALIRWFHPERGFIPPDEFIPLIENTENMLKIGCWGLKKAFEILQKLDKLGFKHLKIAINLSASQFLDPELLPFLREQIKVFNRDPSQIELELTERAVVAEIEKTLATMRQLKEMGYIFSIDDFGTGYSSLVYLKKMPVDIIKIDRSFISGMSDNNADMQIVSSTITMVQKLGMQVVAEGVETSAQMKLLQVLHCEIGQDYFISRPIPESELYSLLPEKLQFGVWNKLDKLNKNT comes from the coding sequence GTGGGTGAAAAAAATAATCAAGACTATTCTGTTCAACAGCAAACATTACTCGATCAAGATCAACAGCAATTTGAGTTGATTCGAGGTCTATTGCGTACCAGAATGGAATCTTGGTTTGAATCCTTTGTACACTTTCAAGCAAATTACGCTGACAATATTGAAGCCACTGCGTTGTTCTTCGAACGCGAGTTTGACTACTTGCAAATTAACTTGAAAATCAATGATTTATGGCTATTTTATAGCAACAGTGATTTAATTTATAGTACCTCAAAAACTGAAAAAAGTTATGTTTATGTTGATGTGAAAGAAGTTATTAATACTCAATCATCAATCGCACACATTCGTTGTGCAGCAGAATGTCAGCAACAAATTAGTATGCCGATTTTATCTAACTCGGGAGAATTGGGCATATTATCAGTCAGCAGCTCGTTGTTAGAGGTGTTAGCGCCAGTTAATCGTTCTACTTTTGCTAAATTAGCTATTTTAGGTGACTATGAGTCGATAGCTGCAGCCGTTTCACTTGAGGGTGTGAGATTAAAGGATTTAAGTGTAAAGCCGCCTATCAATTTTACTAATAAACAATTTATGCAAGAACTCCTAAAAGACCTACCTAACACTCTTTTACTTTCACAAATACTGGATTCAGGTTATCGATTTGAAAGAGGCGATAATATATTTTTATTAAATGTATTACCTATCGACCCTCATCTTGAAAACTCAACGTATTTAATGTTTGTACACGATATTAGTGAGGTGTCGCTGGCGCATAAACAATACCAAACGCAGGTGTTAATTATATCTATTACTGTGGTTGTACTTTGTGTTTTGGCCATATTTTTGATGACCCAACAATTTCGCCGTCGCCTGATTTTAGTGGCAGAACAGCTACCTCTGTTAGCTCAAAAAAAGTATCAAGAGTTTCGTATTCATAAGTTTGCAAAAAGCCGTTTTTTTGTCGATGAAATTGAATTATTACAAGACTCTGCAAGCTTGCTCGGTGATGAATTGGAGTTTTTAGATGAAAAGATTGAACAGAATACTCGAGAGTTAGAAAATATCGCCATGTATGACAGTCTGACTGGCTTACCTAATCGCAATATGCTGAATTATCAATTGAAAAAATTGCTGGCTTCCATGACTCGTGAATCAAACAAATTAACTGTTATGTTTCTTGATTTTGATAAATTCCGTAAGGTTAATGATACTCACGGTCATGATATTGGTGATACGTTTTTGATAAATGCAGCACAGAGGATACGCGTGTTTTTTCGTGACTCGGACATGTTGTTCCGTTTTGGCGGTGATGAATTTGTAATCGTATTTTTAGAAAAAAATATCGCAGTAGGTGCCCCTATATTAGCCACAAAGTTGATTGATAGTTTCAGAGAGCCTATTGTCGTCAATGAGTTACTCTTTTATACCTCTAGTAGTATCGGTATTGCGAGTACCGAAGATACATCAATGTTGATGGATGACTTAGTTAGGCAGTCAGATATGGCTATGAATGCTTCTAAAGACGCAGGCGGTGGCAAATATAGTACCTTTAGTGATGTTATGCAAAAAGCTGTAGTACGTAAAGTCGAGCTAGAAAATGAAGTGCGCGACGCTCTCGAAAGAGGGGAGTTTAGTTTTGCTCTGCAACCACAAGTAGAAATTGCAACAGGAAAACTATTTGGATTTGAAGCGCTTATTCGCTGGTTTCATCCTGAACGTGGGTTTATTCCGCCTGATGAATTTATCCCACTGATTGAAAATACAGAAAATATGTTGAAAATAGGTTGTTGGGGCCTTAAAAAAGCATTTGAAATATTACAGAAACTAGATAAATTAGGTTTTAAACACCTTAAAATAGCGATAAATTTATCTGCCAGTCAGTTTTTAGATCCAGAGCTTTTGCCATTCCTCCGTGAGCAGATTAAGGTATTTAATCGTGACCCATCACAGATTGAATTAGAGCTAACAGAAAGAGCCGTAGTAGCTGAGATCGAAAAAACTCTGGCTACAATGCGGCAACTGAAGGAGATGGGATATATCTTTTCTATTGATGACTTTGGCACCGGGTATTCATCTTTAGTTTATTTGAAAAAAATGCCTGTTGATATCATTAAAATAGACAGAAGTTTTATCTCCGGTATGAGCGATAATAATGCTGATATGCAAATTGTCTCGTCTACCATTACGATGGTGCAAAAGTTAGGTATGCAGGTGGTGGCTGAAGGTGTTGAAACATCTGCTCAAATGAAGTTATTACAAGTTCTTCACTGTGAAATCGGCCAAGATTATTTTATCTCTCGCCCGATACCGGAGAGCGAACTATATTCTCTTTTACCTGAAAAATTACAATTTGGTGTATGGAATAAGTTAGACAAACTTAACAAGAATACCTAG